CCGGCCGCCATCCAGGCCGGCAGATGCCCGTACCGGTGCAGGCTGACGAACAACCACCAGAAGCTGCCCGCCAGCCAGGCGAAACCGAAAGCCGTCGCCGTGAGCGCGACACGCCGAGTGCCGCCGGCGCGGTCGACGTCCGGCAGCAGGGCCAGGAACAGCGCCATCGACACGATCTGCCAGCTGGCGTGCGGGGTCGGCGCCAGAGCCGCCGCCTGGCCCGCCCCGGCGACGAGCGCCAAGGGGAGCGCCCAGCGCAAGCCCACGGACGGCCGCTCGGCGCCCCCCGGCGCAGCGGCAGGCCAGCCGCTGCGGGCCGACAGGGCGCGACTCAATTGCTGTCCGCCTCGGGGGCGACGGGCGCTCGCGTGACCTTGAACCAGCGCACCGCGCCGCCGCGGGCCAGCATCACCGTGAACACCAGGGCGTCGATCCGGACCGATTCGCCACGCCGCGGCACCCGGCCGAGTTCGTGCGCGACCAGGCCGCCGATGGTCTCGAAGCCGTTGGACGGCAGTTCGGTGGCGAAGGTGGCGTTGACCGCGCCGATGTCGGCATCGCCGGCCACCCGCTGGCTGCCGTCGGCGAGTGTGTAGATGCCGGACTCGGCGTTCTCGTCGTCGAACTCGTCCTGGATCTCGCCGACGATCTCCTCGAGCACGTCCTCGATGGTGATCAGGCCGGCCAGACGGCCGAACTCGTCGACCACCAGCGCGAGGTGATTGCGGTTGGAGCGGAAATCGCGCAGCAGCTCGTTGAGCCCCTTGGATTCGGGCACGAACATCGCCGGACGCAGCAGCGTGCGCAGGTTCAGCTCGGGCGCACGCTGCAGCTTGAGCAGATCCTTGGCCAGCAGGATGCCGATGATGTTCTCGCGCTCGCCCTCGTAGACCGGAAAGCGCGAGTGTGCGCAGTCGATCACCTCGGCCAGCAGCTCGTCGTAGGGCGACGCGATGTCGAGCAGGTCCATGCGGGGGGCGGCGACCAGCACGTCACCGGCCGTCAGGCCGGCCATGCGGATCACGCCCTCGAGCATCGAGCGGGATTCGGGATCGATCAGCTCGCGCTGCTCGGCATCGGCGAGGGTCTCGATCAGCTCGTCGGTCGAATCCGGGCCGGGAGAGATGAACTCGAGCACACGTTCGAACAATGTGCGTCGATCATTGGGGCTGTTGCGCCCCGGTTCACGCGAGGCGCGCGAACCAGGCTGGGGGTCGGACACGGCCAGATGCCGGAAGTTGCGAAAGTTCAAGAATACCCGATGGCC
This portion of the Leptothrix cholodnii SP-6 genome encodes:
- a CDS encoding HlyC/CorC family transporter, with the translated sequence MSDPQPGSRASREPGRNSPNDRRTLFERVLEFISPGPDSTDELIETLADAEQRELIDPESRSMLEGVIRMAGLTAGDVLVAAPRMDLLDIASPYDELLAEVIDCAHSRFPVYEGERENIIGILLAKDLLKLQRAPELNLRTLLRPAMFVPESKGLNELLRDFRSNRNHLALVVDEFGRLAGLITIEDVLEEIVGEIQDEFDDENAESGIYTLADGSQRVAGDADIGAVNATFATELPSNGFETIGGLVAHELGRVPRRGESVRIDALVFTVMLARGGAVRWFKVTRAPVAPEADSN